From one Ignavibacteria bacterium genomic stretch:
- a CDS encoding squalene/phytoene synthase family protein codes for MSSLDDAYSWCLKFAKSHYENFPVVSVLLTKQAQRALAAVYAIARIGDDIADEPFTGNRLEALATLDAVVDNRIEPGGHPAYMAIQDTISKFRLPTDPFHRLFMAFRFDAENSASGTAQPPTIR; via the coding sequence GTGTCGTCTTTGGACGATGCTTACTCCTGGTGTCTGAAGTTTGCTAAATCACATTACGAAAATTTCCCTGTTGTTTCTGTTTTACTTACCAAACAGGCACAACGTGCATTAGCTGCCGTTTATGCAATTGCACGAATCGGTGACGACATTGCCGATGAACCCTTTACGGGGAACCGCCTGGAAGCACTTGCCACACTCGATGCTGTAGTGGACAACCGTATTGAGCCTGGTGGACACCCCGCCTACATGGCAATCCAGGACACGATCAGCAAATTTCGTCTGCCGACTGACCCCTTTCACCGCCTGTTTATGGCTTTCAGGTTTGATGCAGAGAATTCGGCTTCAGGCACTGCACAGCCCCCTACTATCCGT